In a genomic window of Streptomyces sp. NBC_01142:
- a CDS encoding type I polyketide synthase, whose translation MVQRELPASGEHKRIAVVGLGCRLPGDADSPAALWRLLADGRDAVGDPPAGRTGSGASGAQHSAGSGNGNPMARQGGYLRDVSGFDADFFGVSGREAAVLDPQHRLLLEVAWEALEHAGLPPDRLAGSSTGMYLGISYNDYYEGLAGQPLELEGSLLTNGHCVAAGRISYLLGLHGPCVALDTACSSSLVALHLACGALESGECDLALAGGVTLILGSRTMRSFARMGMLSPTGRCHTFDAAADGFVRGEGCGVVVLKRLADALRDGDRVLAVIRGSAVNQDGRSDGLAAPSATAQQALFREALERAGTDPQDVGLIETHGTGTPIGDPIEFSSLAQVYGVGPDRCALGSVKTNLGHLEPASGISGLIKAVLCLQRGLVPPNLHFTEWNPAIRAEGTRFFAPTRLTEWPTRSSPRLAAVSSFGYSGTNAHVVLEQAPAAASGRRPVPRRPEGTTPEVFLVPAGSARVLPLAAERLADWLEGDGSSVPLCDVAHTLALRRSPGRGRLGVVAASRRDLVGALRSFAAEVAHPGLVSGTVAAGVSRRPVWVFSGQGSQWPGMGRTLLDHEPAFAEAMAEADALIRDEAGFSVLDMVYTRVPVTECSRVQPLLFALQISLAALWRAHGVEPAAVVGHSMGEVAAAVVAGALTLADGVRVICRRSSLLTRIAGAGAMATVNLDRAAVEEELSTACATGAVSIAVLAAPGSTVVAGERQEVERLVAAWDARAIPAHLIAVDVASHSPQVDPLLADLRTALADVTPEQPRVPFYSTVLSDPRRTPDFDAVYWCANLRRPVRFASAIAAAAADRHHLFVEVSPHPVVTRSVTDSLSRLIENPVVLPTLRRDEEELTTFRTQLAALHCAGVNVDWSKLYADAELADVPSFTFDRQRHWADVAPLPSAPAGTAGGLPGTHTEVPGEQVRHSWQGDAGTAAVPWLADHRVHADPVFPGAGYCAVALTAACEVFGAPPQEIEVTDVRFLELLQLSAHTEVITSVTVTAPDRAECEIFGRGDNGSWVRQATAELHHTGVLPLPPTAKLTALPAQHPVALDPASLYASMRARGIEHGPAFTGITNLRVSRDGESTWARVEIPAEATSTPHDLRIHPVLVDCCAQTLVAGLIREPGQGLVLPVGVKAIRILGDPTTAVYCHARIVEEKADGVTGHVRLLDEAGKPVLSIDSLQLVRHGAPGAAGVDGWFLETRWQRAARPETKGTTPHGSWLVIGEADGSAQALAAVLHTAGATTDVLDTPIGDHPLGLLKDALLDRWADHPAHPNAVVLVCAPPADGGDPAAHALRRTRRLLDVAQAAVSGCLEPPRLFVVTRGAQSVDPGDPADPGQSALRGVVRVLAYEHPEVRATHLDADPADVALHDVAAELLNAGPEDEVALRGGTRHIARLDYAPLTETERGTATTRTVRYGTDRFRLRVGRFGDLGSLELTATDRPAPGPGEVELRVRAAAVNFRDVLTAMGLLSVDEEARYRIGFECAGTVTAVGPDVTAVRVGDPVLAVDLRGGAFGSFVTVPVQAVAPVPAGIDLTAAAGLPAAYVTAWYALRHVARLTAGERILIHSATGGTGLAAIGVARMLGAEVLATAGNAEKRGYLRGMGIEHVMDSRSLHFTEQTRAATGGEGVDVVLNSLSGAAIRSGLETLRPFGRFVELGVRDILSDASVGLSPFRHNITLSTVDLIEVQHERSEVFTSMLREVLGEVASGRLKPLPHRSFPLAEVTEAFRFMAGASHIGKLILTVPDRGDTTAVIPEGPSAVHPDGAYIVTGGLRGVGLATACWLAEQGAGHLVLNGRSPGSPSTERTLEELRARGTRITVVLGDIAGPGTAERLVTAATANGQALRGLVHAAMVLDDAAVTNITDDQLLRVWHPKATGAWRLHEATATHAPDWFVVFSSMASLLGNPGQGVYAAANSWLDGFATWRTGRGMPTLSVNWGAWGETGAAVDFAERGYQTIPTKKGLQALNALLVHRRTRTAVIPGKPDTWILPAVRHSSLFSLLADEPSGITEQGDSIDIRAELSSIPAGLARRTALEAYIADHIRAVLRLGNTTLDPQTPLKSLGFDSLLSLELRTRLETGLGIKIAANFVYQHPTLAALATGLADHMGLRLQDPDGS comes from the coding sequence ATGGTCCAGCGTGAGCTCCCAGCGAGCGGAGAGCACAAGCGCATCGCTGTTGTCGGACTGGGGTGCCGGCTTCCCGGCGACGCCGATTCGCCCGCCGCACTGTGGCGACTGCTGGCCGACGGACGAGATGCGGTGGGGGACCCTCCTGCCGGTCGTACCGGATCCGGGGCATCAGGCGCTCAGCACAGCGCCGGGTCCGGGAACGGGAATCCGATGGCTCGACAGGGCGGCTACCTGCGGGACGTGTCCGGCTTCGACGCGGACTTCTTCGGTGTCTCCGGTCGCGAGGCGGCCGTGCTCGACCCGCAGCACCGGCTGCTGCTGGAGGTGGCCTGGGAGGCGCTGGAACACGCGGGGCTGCCGCCCGACCGGCTGGCCGGGAGCTCCACAGGGATGTACCTGGGCATCAGCTACAACGACTATTACGAGGGGCTCGCCGGGCAGCCGCTGGAGCTGGAGGGCTCGCTCCTGACGAACGGTCACTGCGTCGCCGCGGGACGGATCTCCTATCTCCTGGGGCTGCACGGCCCCTGTGTCGCGTTGGACACCGCGTGTTCCTCATCGCTCGTGGCACTCCACCTGGCATGCGGGGCGCTGGAGTCCGGTGAGTGCGACCTCGCTCTGGCCGGCGGCGTCACGCTCATCCTCGGATCCAGGACAATGAGGTCCTTCGCGCGGATGGGAATGCTGTCGCCGACGGGACGCTGCCATACGTTCGACGCCGCCGCGGACGGCTTCGTGCGCGGTGAGGGGTGCGGTGTCGTCGTACTCAAACGCCTGGCCGACGCCTTGCGGGACGGTGACCGTGTACTCGCCGTGATACGCGGCTCGGCCGTGAATCAGGACGGTCGGTCCGACGGGCTGGCCGCCCCCTCGGCGACCGCCCAGCAGGCCCTGTTCCGGGAGGCACTGGAACGTGCCGGGACCGACCCACAGGACGTGGGGCTGATCGAGACGCACGGTACGGGCACGCCGATCGGGGATCCGATCGAGTTCTCGAGCCTGGCACAGGTCTACGGCGTGGGCCCGGACCGGTGCGCGCTCGGATCGGTCAAGACGAACCTGGGACATCTCGAACCCGCCTCCGGAATCAGCGGCCTGATCAAGGCCGTGCTGTGCCTGCAGCGCGGACTCGTCCCGCCCAACCTGCACTTCACCGAGTGGAACCCGGCCATCCGAGCGGAAGGAACCCGCTTCTTCGCGCCCACCCGGCTGACCGAGTGGCCCACCCGCTCGAGCCCCCGGCTCGCGGCGGTCTCGTCCTTCGGATACTCCGGCACCAACGCCCACGTCGTACTCGAGCAGGCACCGGCCGCCGCCTCCGGCCGTCGGCCTGTCCCACGCCGCCCGGAGGGCACGACGCCCGAGGTCTTTCTCGTACCCGCGGGGTCCGCCAGAGTGCTCCCGTTGGCGGCGGAACGGCTCGCCGACTGGCTCGAGGGTGACGGATCGAGCGTGCCGCTGTGCGACGTCGCCCACACACTCGCACTGAGGCGATCGCCGGGCCGCGGCCGCCTCGGCGTGGTGGCCGCCTCCCGCCGTGACCTGGTCGGCGCCCTGAGGTCCTTCGCGGCCGAAGTGGCCCACCCGGGCCTGGTGTCCGGCACGGTGGCCGCCGGAGTCTCGCGGCGCCCGGTGTGGGTGTTCTCGGGGCAGGGCTCGCAATGGCCGGGCATGGGACGCACTCTGCTGGACCACGAACCGGCCTTCGCCGAGGCCATGGCCGAAGCCGATGCGCTGATCAGGGACGAGGCCGGGTTCTCCGTACTCGACATGGTGTACACCCGGGTGCCGGTGACCGAATGCTCGCGGGTGCAGCCCTTGCTGTTCGCACTGCAGATCTCGCTTGCCGCCCTGTGGCGGGCGCACGGGGTCGAACCGGCCGCCGTCGTGGGCCATTCCATGGGTGAGGTCGCGGCCGCTGTCGTGGCCGGAGCGCTGACTCTCGCCGACGGTGTGCGGGTCATCTGCCGCCGGTCCTCGCTGCTGACCCGGATTGCCGGAGCCGGCGCGATGGCCACCGTGAACCTGGATCGGGCCGCGGTGGAAGAGGAACTCAGCACCGCCTGTGCAACCGGAGCGGTCTCGATTGCCGTCCTGGCTGCCCCCGGCTCAACGGTCGTCGCCGGTGAAAGGCAAGAGGTGGAACGGCTGGTTGCCGCCTGGGATGCGCGGGCCATCCCCGCGCACCTGATCGCCGTGGATGTCGCCTCGCACTCTCCGCAGGTGGATCCGTTGCTCGCCGACCTCCGCACGGCTCTGGCGGACGTGACACCCGAGCAGCCCCGAGTCCCCTTCTACTCGACAGTGCTGAGTGACCCACGCCGGACTCCCGACTTCGACGCCGTCTACTGGTGCGCGAACCTGCGCCGTCCCGTCCGGTTCGCCTCCGCGATCGCCGCAGCTGCCGCGGACCGGCACCACCTCTTCGTCGAAGTCTCTCCCCACCCGGTGGTCACCCGCTCCGTCACGGACAGCCTGTCCCGGCTCATCGAGAACCCGGTCGTCCTGCCCACACTGCGCCGCGACGAGGAGGAACTGACCACGTTCCGCACCCAGTTGGCTGCTCTGCACTGCGCGGGCGTCAATGTCGACTGGTCGAAGCTCTACGCGGACGCGGAGCTCGCCGACGTACCCTCCTTCACCTTCGACCGGCAACGTCACTGGGCCGATGTCGCCCCGCTCCCGAGCGCTCCCGCGGGAACGGCCGGCGGCCTGCCCGGCACACACACCGAGGTCCCTGGTGAACAGGTCCGCCACTCCTGGCAGGGAGACGCGGGGACCGCGGCGGTGCCATGGCTGGCCGACCACCGGGTGCACGCCGATCCGGTATTCCCCGGCGCCGGCTACTGCGCCGTCGCCCTGACAGCAGCCTGCGAGGTGTTCGGCGCGCCTCCGCAGGAAATCGAGGTCACCGACGTCCGGTTCCTCGAGTTGCTGCAACTGTCCGCGCATACCGAGGTGATCACAAGCGTCACCGTGACCGCTCCGGACCGTGCCGAGTGCGAGATCTTCGGTCGCGGTGACAACGGAAGCTGGGTACGGCAGGCGACTGCCGAGCTGCACCACACCGGCGTACTGCCGCTGCCGCCGACGGCGAAGCTGACAGCTCTGCCGGCACAACATCCGGTCGCCCTCGACCCGGCCTCCCTCTACGCGAGCATGCGTGCCCGCGGCATCGAACACGGCCCGGCCTTCACCGGCATCACGAACCTGCGGGTCTCACGCGACGGCGAGAGCACGTGGGCCCGCGTCGAGATACCGGCGGAGGCCACATCGACGCCGCACGATCTGCGCATCCACCCGGTCCTTGTCGATTGCTGCGCGCAAACGCTGGTGGCGGGGCTGATCCGGGAGCCCGGCCAGGGCCTGGTCCTTCCGGTCGGGGTCAAGGCGATACGCATCCTCGGCGACCCCACGACAGCCGTGTACTGCCACGCCCGCATCGTGGAGGAGAAGGCCGACGGCGTCACCGGACACGTCCGTCTGCTGGACGAGGCGGGCAAGCCCGTGCTCAGTATCGACAGCCTGCAGCTGGTACGCCATGGCGCGCCCGGTGCAGCCGGTGTCGACGGCTGGTTCCTCGAGACCCGCTGGCAACGAGCCGCGCGCCCGGAGACGAAAGGGACGACACCGCACGGAAGCTGGCTCGTCATCGGTGAGGCGGACGGCTCCGCCCAGGCGCTGGCCGCCGTGCTGCACACGGCGGGGGCAACCACCGACGTGCTCGACACCCCCATCGGCGACCACCCGCTCGGGCTGCTCAAAGACGCACTCCTCGACCGCTGGGCAGACCACCCGGCGCATCCGAACGCGGTGGTGCTGGTCTGCGCGCCACCCGCCGACGGCGGGGACCCGGCAGCGCATGCGCTGCGACGCACCCGACGGCTGCTCGACGTCGCGCAAGCCGCCGTCTCCGGCTGTCTCGAACCTCCTCGCCTGTTCGTGGTCACCCGTGGCGCCCAGAGCGTCGACCCCGGCGACCCGGCCGACCCCGGCCAGAGCGCACTGCGCGGAGTGGTACGCGTCCTCGCCTACGAGCACCCCGAAGTCCGCGCCACCCATCTGGATGCCGACCCGGCCGACGTCGCGCTGCACGACGTGGCGGCCGAACTGCTGAACGCGGGTCCCGAGGACGAGGTCGCCCTGCGCGGCGGCACCCGCCACATCGCCCGGCTGGACTACGCCCCGCTGACGGAGACCGAGCGCGGCACGGCCACCACACGCACCGTGCGCTACGGTACGGACCGCTTCCGGCTCCGGGTCGGCCGCTTCGGCGACCTGGGCTCTCTCGAACTCACCGCCACCGACAGGCCAGCCCCGGGGCCGGGGGAAGTCGAACTCCGCGTCCGTGCCGCAGCGGTGAACTTCCGGGACGTGCTCACAGCCATGGGCCTTCTCTCCGTGGACGAGGAAGCGAGGTACCGCATCGGCTTCGAGTGCGCGGGGACGGTCACCGCGGTGGGGCCGGACGTCACGGCCGTCCGCGTGGGCGACCCGGTGCTGGCCGTCGACCTGCGGGGCGGGGCCTTCGGTTCGTTCGTCACCGTGCCCGTCCAAGCCGTCGCGCCCGTACCGGCCGGAATCGATCTCACCGCAGCGGCAGGACTCCCCGCCGCGTACGTCACCGCGTGGTACGCCTTGCGCCACGTGGCGCGGCTCACCGCCGGTGAACGGATTCTGATCCACTCGGCGACCGGCGGGACCGGTCTTGCCGCCATCGGCGTCGCCCGGATGCTGGGGGCCGAGGTACTGGCCACAGCCGGCAACGCGGAGAAGCGCGGCTATCTGCGCGGTATGGGCATCGAGCACGTCATGGATTCCCGGTCCTTGCACTTCACCGAGCAGACGCGAGCCGCCACCGGGGGCGAGGGCGTCGATGTCGTCCTCAACTCCTTGTCGGGCGCGGCGATCCGCTCCGGGCTCGAAACTCTGCGCCCCTTCGGCCGTTTCGTCGAACTCGGGGTGCGCGACATCCTCTCCGACGCGTCCGTCGGGTTGTCGCCGTTCCGGCACAACATCACCCTCAGCACCGTCGACCTCATTGAGGTCCAGCACGAGCGATCAGAGGTGTTCACCAGCATGCTCCGCGAGGTGCTCGGCGAGGTCGCCTCGGGACGTCTGAAGCCGCTGCCCCACCGAAGCTTCCCCCTGGCCGAGGTCACAGAGGCGTTCCGCTTCATGGCGGGTGCGAGTCACATCGGCAAGCTGATCCTGACCGTCCCCGACCGGGGCGACACGACCGCCGTGATCCCCGAAGGACCCTCCGCCGTGCACCCGGACGGCGCCTACATCGTCACCGGCGGACTGCGGGGTGTCGGCCTCGCGACAGCCTGCTGGCTCGCCGAACAGGGCGCCGGTCATCTCGTCCTCAACGGCCGCTCGCCCGGCTCACCGTCCACCGAACGGACCCTGGAGGAGCTGCGCGCCCGCGGGACCCGGATCACGGTCGTTCTCGGCGACATCGCCGGCCCGGGCACCGCCGAACGCCTCGTGACCGCTGCCACCGCGAACGGCCAGGCCCTGCGCGGCCTCGTACACGCGGCCATGGTCCTCGACGACGCCGCGGTCACCAACATCACCGACGACCAGCTCCTACGGGTGTGGCATCCCAAGGCAACCGGTGCGTGGAGGCTGCACGAAGCCACCGCCACCCACGCCCCCGACTGGTTCGTCGTGTTCTCGTCCATGGCCTCCCTGCTGGGCAATCCCGGCCAGGGCGTCTACGCCGCCGCCAACTCCTGGCTGGATGGATTCGCCACCTGGCGGACGGGCCGCGGCATGCCGACCCTCTCCGTGAACTGGGGCGCATGGGGTGAGACAGGAGCCGCCGTCGACTTCGCCGAACGCGGCTACCAGACCATCCCCACGAAAAAGGGACTCCAGGCGCTGAACGCGCTCCTCGTGCACCGGCGCACACGCACCGCCGTGATCCCCGGGAAACCGGATACCTGGATCCTCCCGGCTGTCAGGCATTCGTCGCTGTTCAGCCTCCTCGCAGACGAACCGTCCGGAATCACCGAGCAGGGCGACAGCATCGACATTCGGGCCGAGCTGAGCTCCATACCGGCAGGTCTTGCCCGACGAACCGCCCTCGAGGCCTACATCGCCGACCACATCCGCGCGGTGCTCCGGCTGGGAAACACCACCCTCGATCCGCAGACTCCGCTGAAGTCACTGGGGTTCGACTCGCTGCTGTCCCTGGAACTGCGAACCCGCCTGGAAACGGGTCTCGGCATCAAGATCGCCGCCAACTTCGTCTATCAGCATCCGACGCTGGCGGCGCTCGCCACAGGTCTCGCCGACCACATGGGCCTCAGGCTCCAGGACCCTGACGGTTCATAA
- a CDS encoding beta-ketoacyl synthase N-terminal-like domain-containing protein codes for MSGRAAATRGSAGASARDAVVTGMGFCLPGEGRPVFTAEEVWDIASHGRSCLLRDGVYHGPVHLSDAMFEERLPEFPGVFARHFTSAHRFGLASLAEACRDAELNPYAGDLTAAAILAGRGGVDAQVGSYQAVLRADPETISALEAMDLFIGTELAVSPSDVALVQGAVTRSTGPCYTVSCGCASSAVQLGNARQMIADGVVDIAVVTGVDVFNVDLVRNAQRLLRVAQQANASIRSTGKPALLPSFDRLMRPYDRRADCVNYGEGSVTLILESRDHAHRRGAHAYGQVLAQATTRDGLANPLSSDESGMGLVAAVRACLGDRWSIEQVPYIHGGSDGDAVVTAFEVNAVRHLYGSAAAGLLMTSQEGCFGHNGAPAGCLGVALTLLMMERGEVCPTTNCEQPADGLVFDPVPGVRTRSLDFHHALNFTYQIGGVKSALLLGSLDAAQQR; via the coding sequence ATGAGCGGTCGAGCGGCGGCAACTCGAGGAAGTGCGGGCGCGAGTGCGCGGGATGCCGTGGTTACCGGCATGGGGTTCTGCCTGCCGGGTGAGGGCCGGCCCGTTTTCACCGCGGAGGAAGTCTGGGACATCGCCTCGCACGGGCGTTCTTGCCTCCTTCGTGACGGTGTCTATCACGGCCCGGTCCACCTTTCCGACGCTATGTTCGAGGAACGTCTGCCCGAATTTCCGGGAGTTTTCGCCCGTCACTTCACCAGCGCGCATCGGTTCGGCCTGGCCTCACTGGCAGAGGCGTGCAGGGACGCCGAGTTGAACCCTTACGCGGGAGACCTGACAGCCGCGGCGATTCTGGCCGGACGGGGCGGGGTGGATGCCCAAGTGGGCAGCTATCAGGCGGTTCTCCGGGCCGACCCTGAAACGATCAGCGCCCTGGAGGCGATGGATCTCTTCATCGGCACCGAACTGGCCGTATCTCCGTCCGATGTCGCCCTGGTGCAGGGAGCGGTGACCCGCTCCACCGGTCCTTGCTACACGGTTTCCTGCGGTTGTGCGTCGTCCGCCGTGCAGCTCGGAAACGCCCGCCAGATGATTGCCGATGGTGTGGTGGACATTGCGGTGGTGACCGGCGTCGACGTTTTCAACGTCGACCTGGTCCGGAACGCGCAGCGCCTGTTACGTGTCGCTCAGCAAGCGAACGCGTCCATCCGATCGACCGGAAAACCCGCACTCCTGCCGTCGTTCGACCGTCTTATGAGGCCGTATGACCGGCGTGCGGACTGCGTGAACTACGGCGAGGGTTCCGTGACTTTGATCCTCGAAAGCCGGGACCACGCACATCGGCGTGGCGCTCACGCATACGGCCAGGTTCTCGCACAGGCCACGACCCGCGACGGGCTCGCCAACCCCCTGTCGAGCGACGAGAGCGGAATGGGGCTCGTGGCCGCCGTCCGTGCCTGCCTCGGGGACCGGTGGTCCATCGAGCAGGTTCCCTACATTCACGGCGGCAGCGACGGTGACGCCGTTGTCACCGCCTTTGAAGTCAATGCCGTCAGGCACCTGTACGGCTCGGCCGCGGCCGGTCTGCTCATGACGTCCCAGGAAGGCTGTTTCGGCCACAATGGAGCCCCGGCGGGATGCCTCGGGGTGGCACTGACCCTCCTCATGATGGAACGCGGCGAGGTATGCCCCACGACGAATTGCGAGCAGCCGGCCGACGGTCTCGTATTCGATCCGGTCCCTGGTGTGCGCACCCGTTCTCTCGACTTCCATCATGCGCTGAATTTCACCTACCAGATCGGCGGTGTGAAGAGCGCGCTCCTGCTGGGCAGCCTGGACGCCGCTCAGCAGCGCTGA
- a CDS encoding cytochrome P450, whose amino-acid sequence MTRANAVPQAPGGLPLVGHAPRLLRGVLEFLRTLPAHGDLVGVRLGPLRTVVVCEPELTREFLRSDHIFDKRGPFFGLARELAGPNLATCEHGQHRRQRRLMQPAFARDRFSGYGRIMSRRVSAVADDWRGGQVVDVLPEMQRITMGTLMEAMFADEMPLPVQRRATADLSTIFGGSFLHGVVPGWLAWLPGMRKRMIVQAADRLRGDLGVIISGRRADGTDRGDLLSAMLASGGATDRESTGCPHNGNGNGFTATEIGDQAMALLGAGTDTTAATLAWALHLLSQHADIQRRIHAEVDDVLAVAPARLHHLPELTLTGRIVTETLRLYPPAWLVPRVVTADTVLGGYRLPAGATVFYSPYVIHHRGDLYEGPERFDPDRWDDSRRPQPPRHAYLPFGAGARKCIGDQFAFKEAVLALATITARWHLYPVAERPVTAHPGIELRPRGLHLRVTARPGP is encoded by the coding sequence ATGACGAGGGCGAACGCGGTGCCACAGGCCCCCGGTGGACTGCCGCTGGTCGGACACGCTCCCCGACTGCTGCGGGGTGTGCTGGAGTTCCTGCGCACGCTGCCCGCCCATGGCGACCTCGTCGGCGTCCGTCTCGGCCCGCTGCGGACGGTCGTGGTCTGCGAACCGGAGCTGACCCGGGAGTTCCTGCGCAGCGATCACATCTTCGACAAACGCGGTCCGTTCTTCGGGCTGGCCCGCGAGCTCGCCGGACCCAATCTCGCCACCTGCGAGCACGGACAGCACCGGCGCCAGCGTCGCCTCATGCAGCCGGCCTTCGCCCGCGACCGTTTCTCGGGTTACGGCCGCATCATGTCCCGGCGCGTCTCGGCCGTCGCCGACGACTGGCGGGGCGGCCAAGTGGTGGATGTGCTGCCGGAGATGCAGCGGATCACCATGGGCACGCTCATGGAGGCGATGTTCGCCGACGAGATGCCGCTGCCCGTCCAGCGTCGGGCGACCGCGGACCTGAGCACCATTTTCGGCGGCTCGTTCCTGCACGGCGTCGTGCCGGGCTGGCTGGCGTGGCTGCCCGGTATGCGCAAGCGCATGATCGTGCAGGCGGCGGACCGGCTGCGTGGCGACCTCGGCGTCATCATCTCCGGACGCCGGGCCGACGGCACCGATCGCGGGGACCTGCTGTCGGCGATGCTGGCCTCCGGTGGCGCCACCGACCGGGAATCCACGGGTTGCCCACACAACGGGAACGGGAACGGCTTCACCGCGACCGAGATCGGCGACCAGGCCATGGCGCTGCTCGGCGCGGGGACCGACACCACCGCCGCCACACTCGCGTGGGCGCTGCACCTGCTGTCGCAGCACGCCGACATCCAGCGCCGCATCCATGCCGAGGTCGACGACGTCCTGGCCGTTGCACCGGCACGCCTGCACCACCTGCCCGAGCTGACTCTGACGGGCCGGATCGTGACCGAGACGCTGCGGCTCTATCCCCCGGCGTGGCTGGTTCCCCGGGTCGTCACCGCCGACACCGTCCTGGGCGGCTACCGGCTGCCTGCCGGGGCCACCGTTTTCTACAGTCCCTACGTCATCCATCACCGCGGCGACCTGTACGAGGGTCCGGAGCGGTTCGACCCCGATCGTTGGGACGACTCCCGCCGGCCGCAGCCCCCGCGCCATGCCTATCTCCCCTTCGGCGCGGGGGCCCGCAAATGCATCGGCGACCAGTTCGCCTTCAAGGAAGCAGTCCTGGCGCTGGCCACCATCACCGCCCGGTGGCACCTGTACCCCGTCGCCGAACGGCCCGTGACCGCGCACCCCGGCATCGAGCTGCGGCCACGAGGGCTGCACCTGCGGGTGACGGCTCGGCCCGGGCCGTGA
- a CDS encoding cyclopropane-fatty-acyl-phospholipid synthase family protein, producing the protein MTATQVPGPTDVGSMYDRFNDLFTRHLGDNLHLGFWSDDQDGATAAEATDRITDMVADRLAPAPGTEVLDVGCGSGRPAVRIADRHRTHVTGITVSAHQVRLAHARPGAGPGAGRASFQLADAMALPFPDGRFAGAYAIESLLHMSDRAKAVAEIARTLRPGARLVVLDFYQDGGFSAPESDVMNPVFQAFRLPPLPCSGQYEQYMAAAGLEVTGLEDITGNVRRSHRLIADAMQNISDELDVDEETRGQIRRYVELNEIIGLHPEVHYALITARLP; encoded by the coding sequence ATGACGGCGACCCAGGTTCCCGGTCCGACCGATGTCGGCTCGATGTACGACCGGTTCAACGATCTGTTCACTCGCCACCTGGGCGACAACCTGCATCTCGGCTTCTGGTCCGACGACCAGGACGGCGCGACCGCCGCGGAAGCGACCGACCGGATCACCGACATGGTCGCCGACCGGCTCGCGCCCGCACCCGGCACCGAGGTGCTCGACGTGGGCTGCGGCAGCGGGCGGCCCGCCGTCCGGATCGCCGACCGGCACCGAACCCACGTCACCGGCATCACCGTCAGCGCGCACCAGGTCCGGCTGGCGCACGCGCGCCCCGGGGCGGGGCCGGGCGCGGGCCGGGCCTCGTTCCAGCTCGCCGACGCGATGGCGCTGCCCTTCCCGGACGGCCGGTTCGCCGGCGCCTACGCCATCGAGTCGCTGCTGCACATGTCCGACCGTGCCAAGGCGGTCGCGGAGATCGCCCGGACGCTGCGCCCGGGCGCCCGCCTGGTGGTGCTCGACTTCTACCAGGACGGCGGCTTCTCGGCGCCGGAGTCCGACGTCATGAACCCCGTCTTCCAGGCTTTCCGGCTCCCGCCACTGCCTTGCTCCGGCCAGTACGAGCAGTACATGGCCGCGGCGGGCCTGGAGGTCACCGGGCTGGAGGACATCACCGGCAACGTCCGCCGCAGCCACCGGCTGATCGCGGACGCGATGCAAAACATCTCCGACGAACTCGACGTCGACGAGGAGACGCGCGGGCAGATCCGGCGGTACGTGGAGCTGAACGAGATCATCGGCCTTCATCCGGAGGTGCACTATGCGCTCATCACCGCCCGCCTGCCATGA